In a single window of the Herpetosiphonaceae bacterium genome:
- a CDS encoding beta-ketoacyl synthase N-terminal-like domain-containing protein gives MSNADTMDQAIAIVGLVGRFPQSRDLDTFWRHLAAGDELIRFFSEEELLAAGVHPATLRNPAYVNAFGALDDTDLFDATAFGYTPREAEIMDPQHRFFLECAWAALEDAGYDPDRYPGLIGVFAGSNISTYLLFNLAANREVLASVGLYQTLIGNDKDHLTLRTSYKLNLRGPSVTVQTTCSTSLVATHLACQSLLNGECDMALAGGVSIGVPQNMGYWYSEGGIMSPDGHCRAFSAEAQGTVGGHGIGIVVLKRLADALEDGDGIRAVIRGSAINNDGTAKVGYTAPSVEAQAAVIEEAQAIAGVDPDTISYIEAHGTGTTLGDPIEITALTQAFRAQTDQTGFCALGSVKTNIGHLDAAAGVTGLIKTVLALQHRQLPPSLHCQQTNPRIDFARSPFFVNTALREWRSDGPRRAGVSSFGMGGTNAHVIVEEAPQPEPSGPSRPWQVLTLSAKTPTALDTATANLGAHLRRHPDLNLADVAFTLGLGRRVFSQRRFLVCRDVADAMTALESRDPTRIFSYAQEQQRRPVAFLFSGQGTQYPGMARALYAAEPTFQETVDRCCELLQPDLGIDLRTLLYGEADSLSEAAAQLEQTALTQPALFVIEYALAQLWMSWGVRPDALIGHSIGEYVAATLAGVFSLEDALALVALRGRMIQALPSGAMLSVPLPEQEVAPLLGPELSLAAVNGPALCVVSGPAAAIDELERQLGARDLATRRLHTSHAFHSAMMEPIVAPFAEQVGKLRLSPPALPFISNVTGTWIAPEQATDPRYWARHLRHAVRFADGLAVLLQEPERILLEVGPGRALSTIARQHPDPTSGRTILSSLPHAQDEADDLAFVLGTLGKLWLAGASVDWERFYADEQRQRVPLPTYPFERQRYWVDPQSQGLQLSANAAESQAELPPSEPQITGPAAVHPRPSLMTEYVAPDNEFERSIAAIWQEILGIEQVGVHDNFFDLGGHSLLATQLIARLREAFPVDLPLSRLFDAVTVASQAEVIEELLIEKLEELPEEEAQRLMAKMFR, from the coding sequence GATACGATGGATCAGGCCATCGCGATCGTCGGCCTGGTGGGGCGCTTCCCGCAGAGCCGCGATCTCGATACGTTCTGGCGGCATCTGGCCGCTGGCGATGAGCTGATCAGGTTTTTCTCCGAGGAGGAGCTGCTGGCGGCGGGCGTTCACCCGGCGACGCTGCGCAATCCCGCGTACGTCAACGCCTTTGGCGCGCTGGACGATACCGATCTGTTCGACGCGACCGCGTTTGGCTACACGCCGCGCGAGGCCGAGATCATGGACCCGCAGCATCGCTTTTTCCTTGAGTGTGCCTGGGCGGCGCTCGAAGACGCGGGCTACGATCCCGATCGCTATCCCGGCCTGATCGGTGTCTTCGCCGGGAGCAACATCAGCACCTACCTGCTCTTCAACCTTGCGGCCAACCGCGAGGTGCTCGCGTCGGTCGGGCTGTACCAGACGTTGATCGGCAATGACAAAGATCATCTGACGCTGCGCACCTCGTACAAGCTGAACCTGCGCGGCCCCAGCGTCACGGTCCAGACCACCTGCTCGACCTCGCTGGTGGCGACGCATCTGGCCTGTCAGAGTTTGCTCAACGGCGAGTGCGACATGGCGCTGGCGGGCGGCGTCTCGATCGGCGTGCCGCAGAATATGGGCTACTGGTACTCCGAGGGCGGGATCATGTCGCCCGACGGACACTGCCGCGCCTTCAGCGCGGAGGCGCAGGGCACCGTCGGCGGGCACGGCATCGGCATCGTCGTGCTCAAGCGGCTGGCCGATGCGCTGGAGGACGGCGATGGTATCCGCGCGGTGATTCGCGGCTCGGCGATCAACAACGACGGCACGGCCAAGGTGGGCTACACAGCGCCCAGCGTCGAGGCGCAGGCGGCAGTGATCGAGGAGGCCCAGGCCATCGCGGGCGTCGATCCCGACACGATCAGCTACATCGAGGCGCACGGCACCGGCACCACGCTCGGCGATCCGATCGAGATTACGGCGCTAACCCAGGCGTTTCGCGCGCAGACCGATCAGACCGGCTTCTGCGCGCTCGGCTCGGTCAAGACCAACATCGGGCATCTCGACGCCGCCGCCGGTGTCACGGGGCTGATCAAAACGGTGCTCGCGCTGCAACATCGGCAGCTTCCGCCCAGCCTGCACTGCCAGCAGACCAATCCCCGGATCGACTTTGCGCGCAGCCCGTTTTTTGTCAATACCGCGCTGCGCGAGTGGCGCTCCGACGGGCCGCGTCGCGCTGGCGTGAGCTCGTTCGGCATGGGCGGCACCAACGCGCATGTGATCGTCGAGGAAGCGCCGCAGCCTGAGCCGTCCGGCCCGTCGCGGCCCTGGCAGGTGCTTACGCTCTCGGCCAAAACGCCGACCGCGCTCGACACGGCGACCGCCAATCTGGGGGCGCATCTGCGGCGGCACCCCGACCTCAATCTGGCCGATGTCGCCTTTACGCTCGGCCTGGGTCGGCGCGTCTTCAGCCAGCGCCGGTTTCTGGTCTGCCGCGACGTGGCCGACGCGATGACAGCGCTGGAGTCGCGCGATCCGACGCGGATCTTCTCCTACGCCCAGGAGCAGCAGCGCCGCCCGGTCGCGTTCCTGTTTTCGGGCCAGGGCACGCAGTATCCCGGCATGGCCCGCGCGCTCTACGCCGCCGAGCCGACGTTTCAAGAGACGGTCGATCGCTGCTGCGAGCTGCTTCAGCCGGATCTCGGCATCGATCTGCGGACGCTGCTGTATGGCGAGGCCGATTCGCTGAGCGAGGCGGCGGCGCAGCTCGAACAGACCGCGCTGACGCAGCCCGCGCTCTTCGTGATCGAGTATGCGCTGGCGCAGCTCTGGATGTCGTGGGGCGTGCGGCCCGATGCGCTGATCGGCCACTCGATCGGCGAGTATGTCGCGGCGACGCTGGCGGGCGTCTTCTCGCTGGAAGACGCGCTCGCGCTGGTTGCGCTGCGTGGCCGCATGATCCAGGCGCTACCCTCAGGCGCGATGCTGAGCGTGCCGCTGCCGGAGCAGGAGGTCGCGCCGCTGCTCGGTCCTGAGCTGTCGCTGGCGGCGGTCAACGGCCCGGCGCTGTGTGTCGTCTCCGGCCCGGCGGCGGCGATCGACGAGCTTGAGCGCCAGCTTGGCGCGCGCGATCTCGCCACGCGGCGGCTGCACACGTCGCACGCCTTCCACTCGGCGATGATGGAGCCGATCGTCGCGCCGTTCGCCGAGCAGGTCGGGAAGCTTCGGCTCAGCCCGCCCGCGCTGCCCTTCATCTCGAACGTCACCGGCACCTGGATCGCGCCGGAGCAGGCGACCGATCCGCGCTACTGGGCGCGGCATCTGCGGCATGCGGTGCGCTTTGCCGACGGTCTGGCCGTGCTGCTACAGGAGCCTGAGCGCATCCTGCTTGAGGTCGGGCCTGGGCGCGCGCTGAGCACCATTGCGCGGCAGCACCCCGACCCGACGAGTGGCCGCACGATTCTATCGTCGCTGCCGCACGCGCAGGACGAGGCCGACGATCTGGCGTTTGTGCTCGGCACGCTCGGCAAGCTCTGGCTGGCGGGCGCGTCCGTCGATTGGGAGCGCTTCTACGCCGACGAGCAGCGCCAGCGCGTGCCGCTGCCGACCTATCCCTTCGAGCGGCAGCGCTACTGGGTCGATCCGCAGAGCCAGGGCTTGCAGCTTAGCGCGAACGCTGCGGAGTCCCAGGCGGAGCTGCCGCCCTCGGAGCCGCAGATCACAGGCCCGGCGGCGGTGCATCCGCGTCCCAGCCTGATGACCGAGTATGTCGCGCCGGACAACGAGTTCGAGCGCAGCATCGCCGCGATCTGGCAGGAGATCCTGGGCATCGAGCAGGTCGGCGTCCACGATAATTTCTTTGATCTGGGCGGCCACTCGCTGCTCGCCACCCAGTTGATCGCGCGGCTCCGTGAGGCTTTTCCGGTTGACCTGCCGCTGAGCAGGCTCTTCGATGCCGTCACGGTCGCGAGTCAGGCCGAGGTGATCGAAGAATTGTTGATTGAAAAGCTCGAAGAGCTACCCGAAGAAGAGGCGCAGCGGCTGATGGCGAAGATGTTTCGCTAA